ATCTTCCTGGAGGGCGGACGGCCCACGTTCGGTCCAAAGGCCGCGGAGCTGACGGGCGAGTTCTACCGTGCGATGTACGAGCGGAATTACTTCGCGCCAAAGCCGGTCGAGCCTGCGCAGTCTGCGATGACGACCGCGACAGGGAACTAGCCTGACGGTCAAATCTGAGAGGAAACTGCTTCGTTCCGTTATTGCCTGCATCTGAGGGACAATGACGAGGATGGAGATTTTAACCGCAGCGCAGATGGGTGCTGTCGATCGCGACTCCAACGATCGCGGTGTACCGGTGCGCGTCCTGATGGAAAACGCGGGCGAGGCAGTAGCGCGGTTTTGCCACCACTATTACCCCGGCTTAGCGGTTGTCGCGCTTTGTGGCAGAGGCAACAACGGTGGTGACGGCGCTGTAGCAGCGCGAATTCTGGCGGAGATACAGACTCCGGTCCGACTGGTCCTGCTTGGCTCGATCGAGGAGACGCGAGGCGAAGCGGCAGCCGCATTGGCCAGCGCGAAGGAAACTCCCGGGCTTGAGTTCGTTGAAGCGAAGGACGAGGCTGCACTACGGACCGCCTTAAGGGATGCGAAGCTGATTCTGGATGCGATTGTGGGAACGGGTTTCAAGCCTCCTCTGCGTGGTTTGGCGGCAACCGCACGCGACTTGATCGCACCATTGAGCGCACCCGTGGTCGCGGTCGATCTGCCGAGCGGGTGGGACGCCGATTCGACCAAAGAGACGTCAGCAGATGAGAGCGCAAAAGCGCAGGCTTTTCGCGCAGACGCAGTCGTGACCTTCGTAGCGCCCAAGATGGCGCATGTGTTTGGACACCTCACTCCGGGCAAGACCTTCGGGCCAGTAATCGTCGCGCCGATTGGCACACCGTTGGAATCGATGCCCGCGCATACGGAACTCTGTTGGGCGGGGACATCGAAGCGGATCGTCGAGCGCCCGCGCGACGTGAATGGTAACAAGGGGCGTTTTGGGCACGTGCTCATCATTGGCGGAAGCCCTGGCAAGGCGGGTGCGCCGTCGATGGCAAGCCTGGCCGCGATGCGCACAGGCGCTGGGCTCACGACCGCTGCCGTGCCGCGCTCGATTCTGCCGACCGTCGCGCAGGTAGCGCCGGAGCTGATGTGCACGCCGTTGGAAGAGAAGGATGGGCTGACGCTTGACCAACTTGAGGAAGAGTCGTTGCAGAAGCTGCTGAAGGGGATGACTGTTGTGGGCATCGGGCCTGGGCTCGGACAGGACGGAACGACTCCGGACTTCGTGCGTGCGTTGGTGCAAAAGATCGCGCTTCCGATGGTGCTCGATGCGGATGCGCTGAATGCACTCGCGGACAGGACAGAGCTGCTGAAGCGCTCGACATCTCCCGATGAACGCGGCCAGCGGCGAACTATCGTGCTGACGCCGCATCCGGGCGAGATGGCGCGGCTTATCGGCTCGAGCGTGAAGGACGTCGAAGCGGACCGCATCGGTCTGGCGCGGCGCTTCGCGACAGAGAACGGTGTCACGCTGGTGCTGAAAGGATGGCGCACGCTGATCGCGCATCCGGACGGCCGGGTTGCTGTGAACACCACAGGAAATCCAGCAATGTCGAAGGGTGGAAGCGGCGATATTCTCACTGGAATTGTCGCGGCGATGATCGCCCAATATCCGGAGCATGTGCCCGAGGCAGTGGAGGCCGCAGTCTTCTTGCATGGGCTCGCTGCAGATTACGCGACGCTCGCGCAGGATGAGCACACGGTGCTCGCGACGGACACCATAAATCATCTTTGGCAGGCGTTTCGCGCGCGTGTGGAAGACGCGGATGGATCGACGTGGATCACAGGGCTTGCTGGACGCGAGGACCGTCACCATGCCTGAGTTCACGCGCGAGAAGCGCCTCCGAACTCGCAGCGTAAATGGCACAATCGCGTTGGGCGAGTTGATGACGGAACTGCTTCGGCCGCCCAAGCTGGTGCTGCTGCACGGCGATCTCGGCGCAGGCAAGACAACGCTCGTGAAGGGAATCGTATCGTCGCTCGGCGCGGCGGAAGCGGACGACGTTGCCAGTCCCACGTTCACCCTGGTGCACGAGTACAACGGTCGCAACCTGACGGTCTATCACCTGGACCTGTATCGCCTCGAGAACGATTTTCAGCTCGAGGCGCTCGGAATCTCGGAGATGCTGGAGCGCCAGGATGCGCTGGTGCTGGCCGAGTGGGGCGAGCGCTTTCCGTCGCTGGTGGCGCGCGCCGATGCGGAAGTGACGATCGAAATCGGTGAGAACGAAACAGAGCGCCTGCTGAGAGTTCGCTGGCGCGAGTGATTACTTGCTCCTAAAACACGCCGAGCGCCGTAGGCGAAACATCCATCGCCAGCGGCGCTCCTGATTGCGGTGCTATGTCTCGTCGGTTACGCGCTGTGTCTCCAGTCGGCATTGGTGCGTGCACGAATGCCGATGAAGGTCGGAACAAAGACGGTGAGAGCGGCGAAGGTGGCGATCAGAAGGTCGTACATACATGTCTCCTCATAGCGCTCGCGTATGCTGCGGCGCTGAACCCGATGCGGGGCTGTAGTGATGGTCATCAGTGCGGGCGGTTGTGAGGTCTTGACTCAGCCGTCGCTATCACTGGAATAAGCTATTGGCCCGATACGCAGGTGCTGACCTTTTGCGTCTGCATCCAAGCGCCTCGTACATTCAGCTATACGGATCGGATGTGGAGAGAGTTCCCTGTGATTCGTGAATTTCGCACAAACGGACCGGTAATCGGCTGATTATGCTCCTGATTTATGAGGGAATTCTATTAATACGATTGGGGTGCCCGATTTGTTCCCCGGCTTCTGAATCTGTAGATCGCGCAAAGTTCATCGCCGGTCGAGCCATATTCCTTCTGCTGTGCGATCGCCGCGAGATCCGCAATATGGTCTTCTGCGGACATCGGCACCCGTCCCAGCCACAGGCGTTGAAGAGCCGGGTGTTGATCGAGAAGCGAATCATGCTCGGCGTTCACGTAAAGAAGATCGAATGGGCGTGGATGTGTGGCGAGGTCCTTTTCGACGTGGCGAAGAAATCGGCGAAGCAGCCGATCTTCGAACGGATGAAACAGATGCGCGAGGGTCGGCTCTGTCGGTAAGGGAGCCCGTGTTGCATCCGCATCGTGCAACTCGAGCGGCGCGAGCATCGCTGATTGTGGCGCACTTTCCCATACCGAAATATTCCGCCGCGCAATGTCAGCCAGCATCGGATTGAGTTCGACGCCCTCAACGCGCTGGAAGGGATACTCCGACGCGACGAGCATTGCGCGACCTTTGCCTGCGCCGACATCGAGGAAGACGGTGCGTTCAATCGGTGCGAGCGGCTGCAATTCTCGTAACCAAAGATCGAGCACTGCGCGCAGGATGCTCGGTGCGATGCCGTAGTAGGCCGTCAGGTCTGCGGCTTCAGCACTTGTGCCGCGCGCGATGATCTTGCCGCTTAGCAGGCCCGACGTCTCAGTGCCGTGGGCGACATCGAAAGGATGAACGGCTGGTTTGCGTGCAGGCATCAGGAACGCCGTTCGGTCAGGATCGGAAAGATCGCCGGGAGCATCTGGATCTCGGTTCGCGAGATCTCCGGCAGCCCGGCGAGACGGTTTTCAACCTGTGCGCGGACCTGCGCGTTCCGAGCGTCGTCGGAGCCGGGTGCCCGCAGTATGATTCTTGCGATGTAACGCGGTGCAATGCCGCGCACGTTCGCACCGGGAGCTTCCGCGTCGCGTGTGAGTGAGGCGGACTGCACCAGCCGAAGATCCACAATGTTGCGCTGCTGCAGTGTGTCGTAGCAGTCGCGCAGCGCGTTAACGAGATCGGCGTCTGTCATCGTTGTGTTGGTATTAGCTGCTGAGATCACGATGGTAGCGGGCGCAGTTGTCGAGGTGTTGCGTGCTGCGCTCTCGCCATGCGTCCCGCGCGGAGGCATGTGCGTTCTGGCGGTAAAACAGCAGCCATGTCTGGCAACCATCAAGGTCCGCTTTCTCCTTTTCGGAAGCCGTGTCGATCTGCTGCTTCAGCGCGGAGAGTGCCGGTTGGAACTGATCGTCCGCGGCATCACGGAGGCCGGCCGCTTTATCGAAAGCCTGCCATGCGGGTGACTGCGGCACCGGGCCGTTGCTGACTGCGACGGTCGTGGGTGCGGCCACGCGCTGTGAAGCTCGATGCATGCGCATGAAGTTGTACACGCCGAGCACGAGGATGATGGCGATCAGGACGTAGTGGCGTGGGCGAAAGCGCATGGTGAGCTCCGGGCTAGTGTGTGCGCTCGACGAGATATAGTGCGAGTGATTTGAGCGGATCCGCCGCTTCGCCGAACGGTTCAAGGGCGGCAAAGGCGTCCTGGATGAGCGCGTTCGCGTCTTGTCGCGAGCGCTCGATCCCGAAAACGGCCGGCCACGTTGCCTTATCCGATGCAGTATCCTTGCCCGCGGTCTTGCCGAGCTCCGCCGAGGTCTGCGTCATATCCAGCACGTCGTCGATGATCTGGAAGGCAAGCCCCGCGTTTTCTCCGAACGTTCGCAGACGCGCGATCGTGTCCTGCGCGGAGCACGCGAGCCGCCCGGCGCCTTCGTTGCTCGACAAGCAGTGGTCGAGCCCGAGCAGACCGCCGCACACGATGGATGTGGTGATGAGCGCGCCGGTCTTCGCGCGGTGAATCCGTTCGACGAGATCAGCGGTTGGTTTGCGGCCTTCGCCCTCAATGTCCATCACCTGCCCGCCGATCATGCCGGGCGCCAGCGGCGTTGGGGCGCCGACTCCCGTGCCGATGGCAACGGAAAATTCGCGCAGGATCTCGACGACAGTCGCCGCTCCGGTCTCAAGCTGCGAAATGGTTTGAAATGCAAGCGTCTGCAACGCATCGCCTGCGAGGATGGCGATGGCTTCGCCGAACGCGACGTGGCATGTCGGTTTTCCGCGTCGCAGATCGTCGTTGTCCAGCGCCGGCAGATCGTCGTGGATCAGCGAGTACGTATGCACCATCTCGATTGCCGCCCCGAGGTTTGGCGCGGCTGGCGGCAGTTCATGGGCTACGCAGCGCGCGGCTTCCAGGCACAGAATGGGCCGCAAGCGTTTCCCGCCGGCGAACGTGGAGTGCCGCATCGCTCGGTGGATGGAATGGGGTTCAACAGTCGGGGCCGGCAGCAGGCGCTCCAAAGCGTCGTCAGCGAGCGCCGCGCCTGTCTTCAAAAGCGTGTGCACATCGGCGTTCATGCGTCACGCTTGATTGTACGCGAGCGCACAAGGAGTGCTCCAAGTATGCCCAGCGCGAGGATCGTTATAGCGTCGCCGAGCCAATCATCCCATGTCCGATGCCAGCGAACGTCGATGCTGGAACTGCCGGCCGGCAGTGCGATAGCGAGCAGGCCGTCGTCGCGTTGCAGATGTGTCATCAATAACGTGCCGTTGCGGAAGACCTGCCACGCGGGGAAGTCGCGCAAATTAAGCACAAGCACCTCAGGCTGCGAGAGCGTGAGCTGAAGATGCCGCGGTGCGACCCCGCTGATCGTCTGATCCACCGGTGGAGGCAGGTCGTAGTTGATGATCGTGGCAGCAGGATTTGGCACAGTGCCCGGCGCGAACGCGCTGGCGGTCGCGGCAAGCCAGTAGCCGGGGTCGTCCCAGCGCAGCACGTCGTTATCGGCATTCCCGGGAGTGTACTCGTCGGTTGGCTCGACGCCGTGATGTGTGGTGAAGAGTTGCGCCCGCGCAAAGGGAAGATCGAGCGCCTCACAGGGCTGGCGAAAGGTGATGATCTCGCGCCCTGTCATCGTGCCGACGAACGCGACGGCAACGATTGGGAGCAGCAGGTTGGATGTCTTGAGGTTCGGGATCGAGCGGAAAGCCAGGGCGATCGTGAGCGCCAGCGTGGCCCCGAGCACGCAGAGAAAGCGCCATGGAAATTGAAGAAAGGCTAGCTCCGGCACGTGATGCCAGATCGGCAGAGAAACAGGCGTGAGCAGAAGGGCGATGAAGAGGGTCAGGGCGGCGAGAATCGGAAGCGCGTCGGAGCGACTGTCTGGCAATCTTCCGTGCTTGCCATCCCGCTTGCGCAGGAAGAAGGCAGTCGCGAGTGCAACGCCTGCAACAATCAGCATGCTAAGTGCGATCAGACTCGCGGTGTGCAGGACGCCATCGTGCGGGCCGTCTCCCGTGTGTCCGAACAGGAAATTATCGTCGACCCGCATGTTCGCGATGATCGCCATCGCAACCTGAACGTAGCGCCGTTCGTAAGCAGCGGGCAACAGATAGAACGCCGCTACCGCGAGCCCGAGAAGACCTCCCGCGCTGAACCGCACTACCAGCATCTGCGCAATCGCTCTTGAGCGCCGGGCCGTGGGGAACAGCGCGAACCCAATTCGCAGCAGGCCGATCAGTAGCAACGTATAGATGCCGATTACGGCAGCGGGTGCATTCGTGAGCCAGAGCAGAGCGGTGGGGATCGCGATGCCAGGAATGCCGGGTTCCGCGCGAAGTGCGGCACGGATCAGCAGCGGAATCCAGACGGCGGCCAGCAACTCTCCGTAAGCGGTGCGCTCGAACGCGGTGAAGAGCATATAAGGGTTGCCGATGTAGACAGCAGCTGCGAGGAGCGCCACACCGCCTGAAGCATAATCACGTGCGAGGAGGTACATCGTGACGCCGGCGCCGACCAGCGCGACGGCGGTGAAGACGATCGGCACTGCGGAGAGTGGCATCATCAGCGCAAGCAGCGCGCCGAACATCCACGAGATAGGTGGATAGAAGAGGAATCGCGGCTCGCCGGCATTCCATGCGGCGGAAATAGTCCACGCCGGATCCAGTGTGCCGTGTCGCATCTGCGCGGCAGCATCGAGCCAGCTCTGTAGGTGGAACTCGAAATCGTGCCCGCACGAGACGCCGTGCGCCATCAGAGGCCCAACGACGATCAGCGCGAGCAGCGGAAGCAGGGTGGCAGGCCATGCTCGCGCAAAGCCCGTCGAAGAACGCGGCATGCTGTCCAGCTTAGCTGACACCTGAAGCCGAAGTGGGGGTGCGCATCGTCAGTGCGACGGAATGAGGGTGAGTGAGTGCTCCGCGTTATCGCTCTGCACCGGCAGCGCGAACGTTGTCCCGCGAAGCCACGGCTGAAGCTGGTCGAGATACCAGGGGGAGCTGAGGTTGCCGGACTCGCCAGTCACAATGTTAGCGAGGGCAGCAGAAGGGTCGGAGAGGTCAGCCGTATAGCGCTCGCTCGGTCCGAAGCTGGGACCGATCGCGTCAATCGTGGTCATGTCGCCGCCTGCCGGTTGCGCGCCGCTTCCGGTCGCCGTACCGAGCAGCCAGTTGAGGTACGGCCGCCCGGCAAACAGCGGATGATCGATCACGATCGGATGGATAGAGCCGTATTGCCATCCAGCGAGATTGCGCGGGGCGTGCGCATCATGAAGTCCCTGCTCGACCACAGAGGTCAGGAAGTCGCTCCAGTTCGCGACCCCACGCGGCAGCCAGCGGGCGGGCATGTGCTCCAGCAGATCTTCAAGTGCCGTATTGTCTTCATGCCACGTGTAGAGCCGCGATATGCGGGCCGCGTCCGTTCGAGAACCGCCATCGTGCGCGATGATCTGCGGAACGAGGAGTGCGCTCCAGAGATCGCCGCGCGTCGCGGCTACGATCGCTGCAGCAGGCGAACCCGCGCTCATCTCTCCATTCCATGTCCTGAGAAGATCCGCAGCCTGCTGTAGCCGCTGTGAGTCACTGCTTCGTGTTTTCGCCGATGAGTGATCG
The genomic region above belongs to Acidobacteriaceae bacterium and contains:
- a CDS encoding NAD(P)H-hydrate dehydratase — protein: MEILTAAQMGAVDRDSNDRGVPVRVLMENAGEAVARFCHHYYPGLAVVALCGRGNNGGDGAVAARILAEIQTPVRLVLLGSIEETRGEAAAALASAKETPGLEFVEAKDEAALRTALRDAKLILDAIVGTGFKPPLRGLAATARDLIAPLSAPVVAVDLPSGWDADSTKETSADESAKAQAFRADAVVTFVAPKMAHVFGHLTPGKTFGPVIVAPIGTPLESMPAHTELCWAGTSKRIVERPRDVNGNKGRFGHVLIIGGSPGKAGAPSMASLAAMRTGAGLTTAAVPRSILPTVAQVAPELMCTPLEEKDGLTLDQLEEESLQKLLKGMTVVGIGPGLGQDGTTPDFVRALVQKIALPMVLDADALNALADRTELLKRSTSPDERGQRRTIVLTPHPGEMARLIGSSVKDVEADRIGLARRFATENGVTLVLKGWRTLIAHPDGRVAVNTTGNPAMSKGGSGDILTGIVAAMIAQYPEHVPEAVEAAVFLHGLAADYATLAQDEHTVLATDTINHLWQAFRARVEDADGSTWITGLAGREDRHHA
- the tsaE gene encoding tRNA (adenosine(37)-N6)-threonylcarbamoyltransferase complex ATPase subunit type 1 TsaE; translated protein: MPEFTREKRLRTRSVNGTIALGELMTELLRPPKLVLLHGDLGAGKTTLVKGIVSSLGAAEADDVASPTFTLVHEYNGRNLTVYHLDLYRLENDFQLEALGISEMLERQDALVLAEWGERFPSLVARADAEVTIEIGENETERLLRVRWRE
- a CDS encoding class I SAM-dependent methyltransferase produces the protein MPARKPAVHPFDVAHGTETSGLLSGKIIARGTSAEAADLTAYYGIAPSILRAVLDLWLRELQPLAPIERTVFLDVGAGKGRAMLVASEYPFQRVEGVELNPMLADIARRNISVWESAPQSAMLAPLELHDADATRAPLPTEPTLAHLFHPFEDRLLRRFLRHVEKDLATHPRPFDLLYVNAEHDSLLDQHPALQRLWLGRVPMSAEDHIADLAAIAQQKEYGSTGDELCAIYRFRSRGTNRAPQSY
- a CDS encoding DUF59 domain-containing protein — encoded protein: MTDADLVNALRDCYDTLQQRNIVDLRLVQSASLTRDAEAPGANVRGIAPRYIARIILRAPGSDDARNAQVRAQVENRLAGLPEISRTEIQMLPAIFPILTERRS
- a CDS encoding farnesyl diphosphate synthase; the encoded protein is MNADVHTLLKTGAALADDALERLLPAPTVEPHSIHRAMRHSTFAGGKRLRPILCLEAARCVAHELPPAAPNLGAAIEMVHTYSLIHDDLPALDNDDLRRGKPTCHVAFGEAIAILAGDALQTLAFQTISQLETGAATVVEILREFSVAIGTGVGAPTPLAPGMIGGQVMDIEGEGRKPTADLVERIHRAKTGALITTSIVCGGLLGLDHCLSSNEGAGRLACSAQDTIARLRTFGENAGLAFQIIDDVLDMTQTSAELGKTAGKDTASDKATWPAVFGIERSRQDANALIQDAFAALEPFGEAADPLKSLALYLVERTH